accttttCTTACCCTTGACTTATAGAACTTTTATGAATAAGGCAAAGGGCAATCAAAAGAATGTTGCAAGTTCTATATACGACTATATAGGTGTCTTTTAGACATCCCAATATATTATAAGAGTGTAATACTGAAAAAACCTTCTGGAACAATATTAGTCTTTAAACTCTCTGCATGTATTGTAGATGACACAACACAATGTTGGTGCTTTGGTGGTCGTGAAGCCAGGAGAGCAAAAGTCAATTGCTGGTATTATCACAGAGAGAGGTATGCATAAAATGTTGAGTTTACTTTCTTAATAACCTATTGGACATGTTAGCTGTTTCCCATTAATCTGGTACTGTTGATGTTACTTAACTGGCGCCTTTACATCTAATTGGGTTGGAATAACTCTCCAAACATAACCTGCTTATATTGGGTTGAGAgaaatgataaaatatttttcttgatttataATCCTTTGAAATCTGATTCTGTGAATGGATTCTTCTGATCAAATTTCTTGAACTTCTGTCCCTCCACCTAGTACATTGAACTCATGATTTTTTCCTTTCAGTttgagtttccattttcaatctTTATCTTCTTTCCATGTCCTTTTTTGCAAATCCTAATCAATAAAGATGTGATTAGCAACATAGCCATAGTTGATGGAGTGCAGTACAAGATTGTGCACTTAACATTTTATGCACTCATTTGTTGTGGATTTTATTTGTACCTGTAAAATGACTCTCTCCTCATTTGTTGTGGATTTTATTTGTATCTGTAAAATGACACTCTCTCCTTTATtaactcttttatttattttagttattGTGTGACAACCTTTTCTGTTCACTACCATCTTTTAGCATTGAGCCAGGTATCACTTTTGCATGGAAACCATAgcatatcccccccccccccccNNNNNNNNNNNNNNNNNNNNNNNNNNNNNNNNNNNNNNNNNNNNNNNNNNNNNNNNNNNNNNNNNNNNNNNNNNNNNNNNNNNNNNNNNNNNNNNNNNNNNNNNNNNNNNNNNNNNNNNNNNNNNNNNNNNNNNNNNNNNNNNNNNNNNNNNNNNNNNNNNNNNNNNNNNNNNNNNNNNNNNNNNNNNNNNNNNNNNNNNNNNNNNNNNNNNNNNNNNNNNNNNNNNNNNNNNNNNNNNNNNNNNNNNNNNNNNNNNNNNNNNNNNNNNNNNNNNNNNNNNNNNNNNNNNNNNNNNNNNNNNNNNNNNNNNNNNNNNNNNNNNNNNNNNNNNNNNNNNNNNNNNNNNNNNNNNNNNNNNNNNNNNNNNNNNNNNNNNNNNNNNNNNNNNNNNNNNNNNNNNNNNNNNNNNNNNNNNNNNNNNNNNNNNNNNNNNNNNNNNNNNNNNNNNNNNNNNNNNNNNNNNNNNNNNNNNNNNNNNNNNNNNNNNNNNNNNNNNNNNNNNNNTGGCTCTTAACATAAGATTCCCTAAATAGATATGAGGTTTTAGTGGAATGTGGTAACCGTTGCAGACCTGCTATATCCAGGTCCAAGACTGGCCAGTGCAGTTTATGAGAAGTCTTGTCCCAGGgaacaacaagaagaaaaatgaagtgATGCATTTTCAAAGCAATTGAATTTTTTGGGAACtgaataatagttttttttttttggtcaattcTTCTAGGTTACAGGATTTTCCTactcttggtcttgatgggtaaACAGTGGCTAAAATTGTGTCCAATGGAAAGGTTTTGACATCTAAAGTAAATTTACGCATCTCAACTTCGAAACACTGCACTCTAGTATCACACCTGATTATTACTGGGAGACTCGTAGAAATAATCATAAAGAAAcgtttagaaactaaaattacAGAATCCTTGAGAAATTGGTTCATTGTTCTCTAGCTGCTTACGTGGCAAGGTATAATCAGGAAGTGGACAATATTTCTTgtaattttgaatttgtttcCAGATTATCTTAGGAAGATCATCgtacagggaagatcatccaaATCAACGAAGGTTGGAGATATTATGACTGAAGAGGTACCTATTGCATGCCACTAGTTCTTGGTTGGGCTTTGCTCAACTGCAATTGCAATATTGTCATGTATCCATCAATGATTTTAATTTGGTGATTGCAAATTTTACTCTTCTTTTGGATGGTTTCAGAATAAGCTCATCACGGTGACACCTGATACGAAAGTTCTGCGAGCAATGCAACTAATGACAGGTATACTCTTGATGCTTCTCTTTGGTGGTTGTATACGTATTGGTTCACTGATGTTGCATTACAACATATGCTTCATTCACTAATGAAACTtgttaaggtaaaaaaaaataaaaataaatactcTGAGCTTCATGGGTGGTTTGGCAGATAACCGTATTCGGCATATTCCAGTTATCAATGACAAGGAGATGATTGGCATGGTGTCCATTGGAGATGTTGTGCGAGCTGTGGTGAGTGAGCACAGGGAGGAGTTGGATCGCCTTAATGCATATATACAGGGGGGTTATTAGATTGGGAATGCTGGTAGATGGTGATGATTCCTGAGTTCAAACACTGAAATGATTGTAAATAGGGTTGTGTGCATCTGCTGCTACTGTTTTTAGCTACCGCCATCTGGTTGATATGCGATGGTGGTGAATAAGCTACTTTTGACATAATAAGAATGACGACCCTCGTGGTGTTGTATCCTAGGTTTCTGTAATACTTTTGTTGAGATCAGCATATGGTGATAGATATTGAGGTCGTTTCGAGTCCATTTGCACGAGCGCCCTGGATGCTTTTAATCATGCTTATGATCCTGGATGTCATGTTGACAACTCACAGTTAAAACGATGCAACTGTTGTTTTTTCAGGAACTTGTAGAAATCAAGACGCGTGAAAACTGTTGGTGTTTTGTAACTTTGGAAGCAAGATAAGACATGAGGCCggtgggagggggaggggggagaccTTTATTTCCAAAGGATCCAACCTGTCACTTCTGctacttttggtaaaattaGGTGGTTAGTCTTTCATATAATTGTTGTGGAGCTCGCATACTAGAGCTATTAATTTAGGGCGAGCTATTAATTTAGCGCTTCTTGTGATTTCTTACTATGGATTTACGTTTGGGTTGTGTTATTTGATTTAATTGAATCGAAGTCACCATTGCCACGGGCAATATGGGATTTCCGATCATGAGATCTGAAAACTTTaatattattttgttattttatgaGAAGCAAAGTAAGAGCATCCatatgacatatatatatatatatatatatttaaacctgaatattatctgggacccAAGGAAgcccctaaaattttattaaataagataaacaaaataatgaagaaattaaGGGGGGGACATAGCCCGCCTTACCCCAACCCATGATATATAAATCATTCTGACACTcgcaaaacccaaaaggaaaacaTGCAAAAAAGGAAAGTCTACATTCTAAAGATTGGTAATCCCGCTTTATCTTTCCGAATGAcgtaattaatattaaatgagAGAGCATCTAAATAACATTGAAAGCAACATCTTCTAAGTTAATAACCTATTTTAACTTGActaaccaaataaaataaggagCGTACCAATGATCTGAAACAAGCGATGGAAGTGGTACTCAAATGGAATGAATTATGCTTTATTTTACGAACACCCAAAACATGTTACACAAAAGATctcatgtctttttttttttttcgtttaaatAAA
This genomic interval from Macadamia integrifolia cultivar HAES 741 unplaced genomic scaffold, SCU_Mint_v3 scaffold3129, whole genome shotgun sequence contains the following:
- the LOC122067793 gene encoding CBS domain-containing protein CBSX3, mitochondrial isoform X4, which produces MQGTIHAIRSHGSILKHAVLQRIRLVDPVLRPAIVSRFESVSSTRLEEHGFESTTISDILKAKGKSADGSWLWCTIEDTVYDAVKSMTQHNVGALVVVKPGEQKSIAGIITERDYLRKIIVQGRSSKSTKVGDIMTEENKLITVTPDTKVLRAMQLMTDNRIRHIPVINDKEMIGMVSIGDVVRAVVSEHREELDRLNAYIQGGY
- the LOC122067793 gene encoding CBS domain-containing protein CBSX3, mitochondrial isoform X3; its protein translation is MISRFQAQGKMQGTIHAIRSHGSILKHAVLQRIRLVDPVLRPAIVSRFESVSSTRLEEHGFESTTISDILKAKGKSADGSWLWCTIEDTVYDAVKSMTQHNVGALVVVKPGEQKSIAGIITERDYLRKIIVQGRSSKSTKVGDIMTEENKLITVTPDTKVLRAMQLMTDNRIRHIPVINDKEMIGMVSIGDVVRAVVSEHREELDRLNAYIQGGY
- the LOC122067793 gene encoding CBS domain-containing protein CBSX3, mitochondrial isoform X2, which gives rise to MISRFQAQAGKMQGTIHAIRSHGSILKHAVLQRIRLVDPVLRPAIVSRFESVSSTRLEEHGFESTTISDILKAKGKSADGSWLWCTIEDTVYDAVKSMTQHNVGALVVVKPGEQKSIAGIITERDYLRKIIVQGRSSKSTKVGDIMTEENKLITVTPDTKVLRAMQLMTDNRIRHIPVINDKEMIGMVSIGDVVRAVVSEHREELDRLNAYIQGGY
- the LOC122067793 gene encoding CBS domain-containing protein CBSX3, mitochondrial isoform X1 yields the protein MISRFQAQGMLGKMQGTIHAIRSHGSILKHAVLQRIRLVDPVLRPAIVSRFESVSSTRLEEHGFESTTISDILKAKGKSADGSWLWCTIEDTVYDAVKSMTQHNVGALVVVKPGEQKSIAGIITERDYLRKIIVQGRSSKSTKVGDIMTEENKLITVTPDTKVLRAMQLMTDNRIRHIPVINDKEMIGMVSIGDVVRAVVSEHREELDRLNAYIQGGY